AGGCAATCCCCACCAGAGTGGTCTTTTGGATACTTTTTGTGTCGCAGAGATCTGGATACACATTCAGTGCAATGGCCCTTTCCAACTCAAAGCCAACCGCATCGTAATATTCCAAAAGCCCTATAGAAGCGTACCGCATTCCAACTGCATACTTAATTGCCCGATCAATGTCCGCCGCAGTGGTGATCCCCTGCTCAATCAAATAAATCGACTCGCGGAACAATGCCTGGGCAAAACGATTTACTAAAAATCCTGGGACACTGCGATTCAGCATGACCACTTGTCGATTCAGGTCCTTCAGCAGCGTACAGACCTGATTCAGAGTTTCCTCTGATGTCTCTGTATGCCGGACAACTTCCACCAGGGGAAGCATGTGGACGGGTTGGAATGGATGCGCAATCAGGAATCTTGCGGGATTTTCAATTTTTTCTGCCAGGATTGCAGCATCAATGGAAGATGTTGTGGATACCACAATGATATCTCTGCCGCAGACCTCGGTAATGATGCTATACACACGCTGCTTAATGTTCACATCTTCTGAAACCGCTTCAAAAACAATGTCACAGTCTCTAAGGGCTGAGACATCATTGGTGATCGTCACCAGGTCCATCGCAGCACGCCGATTGGCCGCAGTCGCCAATTTCTGGGCTATAAGGTCATTCCAGTTTTGCAGCATGGTGTTTCTGCAGCGGGATAGTCCCTCCTCTGAATGTCCAATTACAACGGTGGAATATCCATTGCCAGATGTCAGCGTCGCTTGGCACGCGCCGATCGTTCCTGCCCCATAAATTGCAATTTTTTTCCCCATAGAACGCCTCCTCTCGTTTTGAAACAGCATTGTCAGGGCCTTGACGCCTTACTACCTAAGCAAAAACTATGCCAAGAATGGAAAATACAAAAATTCTCCATTCTTGGCATAGTGTGTTGTAAAACTGTACAACTCCCCTGTTTGCTGAGTCTTTAAAGAAGTTGATACTTATGAAGTTTTTTATACAGGATTGTGCGGGAAATTCCCAAATTTTGTGCTACCAAGGTCTTATTACCGTGAAACTCCTGTAAAACTTGCATCAGGATATCCTTTTCCAGCTCATCCGTCCGTTGGCGCAGCAAGCGCGGCGGCGCGGCAGAGTTTAATGTTTTTGTTTCATATGCGTGATGTTTAAAATAGTCCGAAAAATACTTCCACTCCAGCGTCTCAAACCAGGCAAGATTCATGGCCCGTTCTAAAACATTCTGCAGTTCACGGACATTTCCCGG
This DNA window, taken from Dysosmobacter welbionis, encodes the following:
- a CDS encoding 3-hydroxyacyl-CoA dehydrogenase family protein yields the protein MGKKIAIYGAGTIGACQATLTSGNGYSTVVIGHSEEGLSRCRNTMLQNWNDLIAQKLATAANRRAAMDLVTITNDVSALRDCDIVFEAVSEDVNIKQRVYSIITEVCGRDIIVVSTTSSIDAAILAEKIENPARFLIAHPFQPVHMLPLVEVVRHTETSEETLNQVCTLLKDLNRQVVMLNRSVPGFLVNRFAQALFRESIYLIEQGITTAADIDRAIKYAVGMRYASIGLLEYYDAVGFELERAIALNVYPDLCDTKSIQKTTLVGIASGRTGQKAGQGLYDWSEKDEDDFRYRKQAPYFEGVRQWHMPE